In a genomic window of Feifania hominis:
- a CDS encoding V-type ATP synthase subunit D: MARMNVNPTRMELTRLKKRLQTAKRGHKLLKDKRDELMKQFLELVRRNKALRLEVEQRMMAVHGSFTVAAAVMTPEGMEESLMCPKQSVSIEVGRRNIMSVNVPQFDFKMQSDESDIYPYGLAFTSGELDAAVEGLQQLLPTLLELAQMEKACQLLADEIEKTRRRVNALEYVMIPNLQETIKYITMKLDENERGNLTRLMKVKDMMLEQAIEQRQNGEMF, translated from the coding sequence ATGGCTAGAATGAACGTCAACCCGACCAGAATGGAGCTCACCCGGCTCAAAAAGCGCCTGCAGACCGCCAAACGCGGCCACAAGCTTCTCAAGGACAAGCGCGATGAGCTGATGAAGCAGTTTCTTGAGCTGGTCAGGAGAAACAAAGCGCTGCGCCTTGAGGTCGAACAGCGCATGATGGCGGTGCACGGCAGTTTCACGGTCGCCGCCGCGGTCATGACGCCCGAGGGCATGGAGGAGAGCCTCATGTGCCCCAAGCAGAGCGTCTCCATCGAGGTGGGGCGACGCAACATTATGAGCGTCAATGTGCCCCAGTTCGACTTCAAGATGCAAAGCGACGAATCCGACATCTACCCCTATGGCCTCGCCTTTACCTCGGGGGAACTGGACGCGGCGGTGGAGGGGCTTCAGCAGCTTCTGCCGACGCTTTTGGAGCTTGCGCAGATGGAGAAGGCCTGCCAGCTGCTCGCCGATGAGATTGAGAAGACCCGCCGGCGGGTAAACGCCCTTGAGTATGTCATGATTCCGAATCTGCAGGAGACCATCAAATACATCACCATGAAGCTCGATGAGAACGAGCGCGGCAATCTGACCAGACTGATGAAGGTCAAGGATATGATGCTCGAACAGGCGATTGAACAGCGCCAAAACGGCGAGATGTTCTAA
- a CDS encoding helix-turn-helix transcriptional regulator: MLNQRIRELRQLRKMSQVELARRLGVTKQSVSNWENDNIQPSVEMLTKIAAVFAVSTDYLLGMEQGEYIDVSGLPREAVSHLRLLIEDLRTAGESRD; this comes from the coding sequence ATGCTGAATCAACGAATCAGGGAACTTCGCCAGCTCCGCAAAATGAGCCAGGTCGAGCTTGCCCGGCGACTCGGTGTGACAAAACAGAGCGTCTCGAACTGGGAAAACGACAACATACAGCCGTCGGTCGAAATGCTGACAAAGATTGCGGCTGTTTTTGCTGTGTCGACGGATTACCTGCTCGGAATGGAGCAGGGCGAGTACATCGACGTGAGCGGCCTGCCGCGGGAGGCGGTCTCACATCTGCGGCTGCTCATCGAGGATCTGCGTACTGCCGGGGAGAGCAGAGATTGA
- a CDS encoding lactate racemase domain-containing protein: protein MDICLIAKTGSGLSAAAIEDALLQSLRGRSLSHVLIIPPDITRRHSNAGLITNLLYHHLTQSGCEVDIMPALGTHTPMTAAEMDEMYGDIPHERFLVHNWRTDVCKVGSVPSSFVSEISEGLCSGDIAVEINRRLLDAKYELILSVGQVVPHEIVGMANHSKNLFVGVGGSEMINKSHILGAVYGMERIMGRDRTPVRRLFDYALEHCLDSLPVCYILTVCTADGDDIHTHGLFIGEGRGVFESAVALAEQKNIIFVEHGIKKCVVYLDPGEFHSTWLGNKSVYRTRMAIADGGELLVLAPGVRQFGEDAENDRLIRKYGYCGRERILKQMENSDLSENLSAAAHLIHGSSDGRFHITYAVQNITRREVESVGYGSADYNETVQRYDPAALTYGFNTLPDGEEIFYIPNPALGLWINREAF from the coding sequence ATGGACATCTGTCTCATTGCCAAAACAGGCAGCGGCCTCTCGGCCGCTGCCATTGAAGACGCCCTGCTGCAGTCGCTGCGCGGGCGTTCGCTCTCCCACGTTCTGATTATTCCGCCCGATATCACACGGCGCCACTCCAACGCGGGGCTGATTACCAATCTGCTCTATCATCATCTTACGCAGAGCGGCTGTGAGGTCGACATTATGCCCGCGCTCGGCACCCACACCCCGATGACCGCCGCCGAGATGGATGAGATGTACGGTGACATCCCACACGAGCGCTTTCTTGTGCACAACTGGCGTACCGATGTGTGCAAAGTCGGCAGTGTCCCCTCCTCGTTCGTCTCGGAGATCTCCGAGGGTCTGTGCAGCGGAGACATTGCCGTGGAGATCAACCGTCGGCTTCTCGACGCGAAGTACGAGCTGATTCTCTCCGTGGGCCAGGTGGTTCCCCACGAAATTGTCGGCATGGCAAATCACTCAAAGAATCTGTTCGTCGGCGTCGGCGGCAGCGAGATGATCAACAAAAGCCACATTCTCGGCGCCGTCTATGGAATGGAGCGCATCATGGGCCGTGACCGTACACCCGTACGCAGACTTTTTGACTATGCGCTCGAGCATTGCCTTGACAGTCTCCCCGTTTGCTACATTCTCACCGTCTGCACCGCCGACGGCGACGACATCCACACCCACGGCCTGTTCATCGGCGAGGGGCGCGGCGTATTTGAGAGCGCCGTTGCTCTCGCCGAGCAAAAAAACATCATCTTTGTCGAACACGGCATCAAAAAGTGCGTGGTCTACCTCGATCCCGGTGAATTTCACAGCACCTGGCTCGGCAACAAATCAGTCTACCGTACGCGCATGGCCATCGCCGACGGCGGAGAGCTGCTGGTTCTGGCCCCCGGTGTGCGCCAGTTCGGGGAGGACGCCGAAAACGACCGGCTCATCCGCAAATACGGCTACTGCGGGCGCGAGCGCATACTGAAACAGATGGAAAACTCCGATCTCAGCGAAAATCTCAGTGCCGCCGCCCATCTGATCCACGGCTCTTCGGACGGACGCTTTCACATCACCTATGCCGTGCAGAACATCACCCGGCGGGAGGTGGAGAGCGTCGGCTACGGATCGGCGGACTACAACGAGACAGTGCAACGTTACGACCCCGCCGCTCTCACCTATGGTTTCAACACCCTGCCCGACGGGGAGGAGATCTTCTACATTCCAAATCCGGCGCTCGGCCTGTGGATCAATCGCGAGGCATTCTGA
- the gnd gene encoding decarboxylating NADP(+)-dependent phosphogluconate dehydrogenase, producing MKKADIGLIGLAVMGENLVMNMESRGFCVAVYNRSVSRVDQFVGGRAAGKNIIATHSLEELAASVSRPRKIFLMVKAGSPVDETIEKLLPYLEAGDIVIDGGNSHFPDTMRRCAQLEAKGLLYVGMGVSGGEEGALKGPSIMPGGSPAAWEHVKPILQAICARAGDSPCCDWVGENGAGHFVKMVHNGIEYGDMQLICEAYQLLRDLAGLSNDELSAVFTEWNKTELDSYLIEITGSIFQYREANGSHLVDSILDAAGQKGTGKWTGIAALDEGVPLTLIGEAVFARCLSAMKQERTEAAEVFGRNVLPYQGDRTAFIEDVRGALYAAKIISYAQGFALMRAAAGTYGWNLNYGSIALMWRGGCIIRSAFLDRIKQAYDRRGDLANLILDPYFKQALEQYLPAWRRVAAAAVSSGVPAPAMTSALSYFDGYTCERLPANLLQAQRDYFGAHTYERIDRPRGEFFHTNWTGEGGSTSAQSYTV from the coding sequence ATGAAAAAAGCGGATATCGGCCTGATCGGGCTTGCCGTAATGGGAGAGAATCTCGTGATGAACATGGAGTCGAGGGGCTTTTGCGTAGCGGTATACAATCGCTCCGTCTCACGGGTGGATCAGTTTGTCGGCGGTCGCGCCGCGGGCAAAAACATCATCGCAACTCACAGCCTTGAGGAGCTCGCCGCAAGCGTTTCACGCCCGCGCAAAATTTTTCTCATGGTCAAGGCCGGCTCGCCTGTAGACGAGACCATCGAAAAGCTGCTGCCCTACCTCGAGGCGGGCGACATTGTCATCGACGGCGGAAACTCCCACTTCCCCGATACCATGCGTCGCTGCGCCCAGCTTGAGGCAAAGGGACTTCTCTATGTCGGCATGGGCGTTTCCGGCGGCGAGGAGGGGGCGCTCAAGGGGCCCTCCATCATGCCGGGCGGCAGCCCCGCCGCATGGGAACATGTCAAGCCCATTCTCCAGGCCATCTGCGCCCGAGCCGGCGACAGTCCCTGCTGCGACTGGGTCGGGGAAAACGGCGCGGGTCACTTTGTCAAAATGGTGCACAACGGCATCGAGTACGGCGACATGCAGCTCATCTGCGAGGCCTATCAGCTTCTGCGCGACCTCGCAGGTCTCTCGAACGACGAGCTGAGCGCCGTGTTCACCGAGTGGAACAAGACTGAGCTCGACAGCTACCTCATTGAGATCACCGGCAGTATCTTTCAGTACCGCGAGGCCAACGGCTCCCATCTGGTCGACAGCATACTCGACGCTGCCGGTCAAAAGGGCACCGGTAAGTGGACCGGCATCGCTGCGCTTGACGAGGGCGTACCGCTGACGCTCATCGGCGAGGCCGTTTTTGCACGCTGCCTGTCGGCGATGAAGCAGGAGCGAACTGAGGCTGCAGAGGTCTTTGGCCGCAATGTGCTTCCCTACCAGGGCGATCGCACCGCTTTCATTGAGGATGTTCGCGGTGCGCTCTACGCCGCCAAAATCATCTCCTACGCCCAGGGCTTCGCATTGATGCGTGCAGCGGCGGGCACCTATGGGTGGAATCTCAACTACGGCAGCATTGCGCTCATGTGGCGCGGCGGCTGCATCATCCGCTCAGCTTTTCTCGACAGGATCAAACAGGCCTACGACCGCCGCGGTGACCTTGCGAATCTGATTCTCGACCCCTATTTCAAGCAGGCGCTCGAGCAGTATCTACCCGCCTGGCGCAGAGTCGCGGCGGCGGCTGTCTCGAGTGGAGTTCCCGCCCCCGCCATGACCTCGGCACTGAGCTATTTTGACGGCTATACCTGCGAGCGGCTGCCGGCAAATCTGCTTCAGGCCCAGCGCGACTACTTTGGCGCGCACACCTATGAGCGGATCGACCGCCCACGCGGCGAATTCTTCCATACCAACTGGACCGGCGAGGGCGGCTCAACCTCCGCGCAGTCCTACACGGTTTGA
- a CDS encoding DUF2752 domain-containing protein: MLFTRKTLATHLVFLLLFAFLFWWGCPFNRLFGFTCPGCGLSRAWISFLRGDWRLAFKSHLLFLPAPVVVFLFAHRDTLFRRCQKTMDCIFIFFAVLLAAYHLLRG; the protein is encoded by the coding sequence ATGCTTTTCACGCGCAAAACACTTGCAACACACTTGGTTTTTCTTCTTTTGTTTGCCTTTCTGTTCTGGTGGGGCTGCCCGTTCAATCGCCTGTTTGGGTTCACCTGTCCGGGGTGCGGGCTCTCCCGCGCGTGGATTAGTTTTCTTCGCGGCGATTGGCGGCTCGCTTTCAAAAGCCATCTTCTTTTTTTGCCTGCGCCGGTCGTTGTATTTCTCTTTGCGCATCGCGACACTCTCTTTCGCCGCTGCCAAAAAACAATGGATTGTATTTTCATCTTCTTTGCCGTTTTACTCGCCGCCTATCACCTGCTGCGCGGCTGA
- a CDS encoding ABC transporter permease subunit, producing the protein MALFLQQTMTGLSVGLVYATVAMGLMLLLRAAGVMNFAQGNLLAMGGYIGFAFMEKLKLSNGVLMVLLGIAVFILVGCIFCGLCFFPFKRSKWPQAMMICTLGAGTVINELCLRLVTTETKALAPIIPGSFSIGGFVIRYQYLFIFGAMILMMTGLFFLFDKMYCGRVMSAAAQNKYAADLLGIPTNLTTIVTFCLVVCMVGFSGWLLAPIYYVSASMATFQARAFASIVIGGFGNLKGAIVGGVVVGLIEAYSTYFTTTYKDVVVFGALLLMLFFRPTGILKSATAAEKA; encoded by the coding sequence GTGGCACTGTTTTTACAGCAGACTATGACGGGGCTCTCCGTCGGACTTGTCTACGCGACGGTCGCGATGGGGCTGATGCTCCTGCTGCGCGCAGCGGGCGTCATGAACTTTGCGCAGGGCAATCTCCTGGCGATGGGCGGCTACATCGGCTTTGCGTTTATGGAGAAGCTCAAGCTCTCCAACGGCGTGCTGATGGTTCTGCTCGGTATCGCTGTTTTTATTCTGGTGGGATGTATCTTCTGCGGGCTCTGCTTTTTCCCGTTTAAGCGCTCGAAGTGGCCGCAGGCCATGATGATCTGCACACTCGGCGCCGGCACCGTGATCAACGAGCTCTGCCTGCGCCTTGTCACAACGGAGACCAAGGCGCTCGCGCCTATCATACCCGGTTCTTTTTCCATCGGCGGCTTTGTCATCCGCTATCAGTATCTGTTCATCTTCGGCGCAATGATTCTGATGATGACGGGTCTGTTCTTTCTCTTTGACAAAATGTACTGCGGGCGCGTCATGTCGGCGGCCGCGCAGAACAAATATGCGGCGGATCTGCTTGGCATCCCAACAAATTTGACGACAATTGTCACCTTTTGCCTCGTGGTGTGCATGGTCGGCTTCTCGGGCTGGCTGCTCGCGCCGATCTACTATGTCAGCGCATCGATGGCAACATTCCAGGCGAGAGCGTTTGCGAGCATTGTCATCGGCGGCTTCGGAAACTTGAAAGGTGCGATTGTCGGCGGTGTGGTCGTCGGGCTGATTGAGGCCTACAGCACATACTTCACCACGACCTACAAGGACGTGGTAGTCTTCGGCGCCCTGCTTTTGATGCTCTTCTTCCGCCCGACCGGAATTTTGAAATCAGCGACAGCCGCTGAGAAAGCGTAG
- a CDS encoding TM2 domain-containing protein gives MTQDKVDMYIMSNQKYLPAEKIVFLKQKLLEADEAKFSLVSAVEFKDPTTLLLVSIFLGGLGIDRFMLGETGMGILKLLTAGLCGILTIIDWFSVQKKAKERNYNNLMLVL, from the coding sequence ATGACGCAGGACAAAGTGGACATGTACATCATGTCAAATCAGAAGTATCTTCCGGCAGAAAAAATCGTCTTCCTCAAACAGAAGCTCCTCGAAGCGGACGAGGCAAAGTTCTCTCTGGTCTCCGCGGTGGAGTTCAAAGATCCCACCACGCTGCTTCTCGTCTCCATCTTTCTCGGCGGGCTCGGCATCGACCGGTTTATGCTCGGTGAGACCGGCATGGGAATCTTGAAGCTGCTGACGGCGGGCCTGTGCGGCATTCTGACCATCATTGACTGGTTTTCCGTTCAGAAAAAAGCAAAGGAACGAAATTACAACAATCTCATGCTCGTTCTGTAA
- a CDS encoding V-type ATP synthase subunit B, with protein MPREYRTIQEVAGPLMLVQNVEGVTYNELGEIELSNGEVRRCKVLEVNGSNALVQLFDSSAGINLSSSKVRFLGHSLELAVSGDMLGRVFDGMGNPIDGGPAIIAEDRIDINGLPINPAARNYPSEFIQTGVSAIDGLNTLVRGQKLPIFSGSGLPHADLAAQIARQAKVRGNDQNFAVVFAAIGITFEEADFFITDFIKTGAIDRTVLFVNLASDPAIERISTPRMALTAAEYLAFEKNMHVLVILTDITNYAEALREVSAARKEVPGRRGYPGYLYTDLAGMYERAGRVLGREGSITMIPILTMPEDDKTHPIPDLTGYITEGQIILSRELYRKNVIPPIDVLPSLSRLKDKGIGEGKTREDHANTMNQLFASYARGKESKELMTILGEAALTEIDKKYAAFADAFEREYVSQGYETDRSIEQTLDLGWKLLGMLPKSELKRIKPEMIEQYYPAED; from the coding sequence ATGCCGAGAGAATACCGTACCATTCAGGAAGTCGCGGGCCCGCTGATGCTGGTCCAGAATGTCGAGGGCGTCACCTACAACGAGCTTGGCGAGATTGAGCTTTCAAACGGCGAAGTCCGCCGCTGTAAGGTGCTCGAGGTCAACGGCTCCAACGCCCTTGTACAGCTGTTCGACAGCTCGGCGGGCATCAACCTGTCCTCCTCCAAGGTGCGTTTTCTGGGTCACAGCCTGGAGCTCGCAGTCTCGGGCGACATGCTCGGGCGCGTCTTCGACGGCATGGGAAACCCCATTGACGGAGGCCCCGCCATCATCGCAGAGGATCGCATCGACATCAACGGTCTGCCGATCAACCCGGCGGCGAGAAACTACCCGTCGGAGTTTATTCAGACCGGCGTCTCGGCCATCGACGGGCTCAACACCCTCGTGCGCGGCCAGAAGCTGCCGATTTTCTCGGGTTCCGGCCTGCCCCACGCCGATCTCGCGGCGCAGATTGCGCGCCAAGCGAAAGTGCGCGGCAATGACCAGAATTTCGCGGTCGTCTTCGCGGCCATCGGCATCACCTTTGAAGAGGCCGATTTCTTCATCACCGACTTTATCAAGACCGGTGCGATCGACCGCACGGTGCTCTTTGTCAACCTCGCCTCCGACCCTGCCATTGAGCGCATCAGCACCCCGCGTATGGCGCTGACCGCAGCGGAGTATCTGGCGTTTGAAAAGAACATGCATGTGCTGGTCATTCTCACCGATATCACAAACTACGCTGAGGCGCTGCGCGAGGTATCGGCCGCGCGCAAGGAGGTTCCGGGCCGCCGCGGTTACCCCGGCTATCTCTACACGGACCTTGCGGGTATGTACGAGCGCGCGGGGCGCGTGCTCGGCCGGGAGGGATCGATTACGATGATCCCGATTCTGACCATGCCCGAGGACGACAAGACCCATCCGATCCCCGACCTGACCGGCTACATCACCGAGGGGCAGATCATCCTCTCGCGTGAGCTCTACCGCAAAAACGTCATTCCGCCGATCGACGTGCTGCCGTCTCTGTCGCGTCTCAAGGACAAGGGAATCGGTGAGGGCAAGACCCGCGAGGATCACGCCAACACCATGAACCAGCTCTTTGCCTCATACGCACGCGGCAAGGAGTCGAAAGAGCTCATGACCATTCTCGGCGAGGCGGCGCTGACCGAGATCGACAAAAAGTATGCGGCCTTTGCCGACGCCTTTGAGCGCGAGTATGTCTCACAGGGCTATGAGACCGACCGCAGCATCGAGCAGACGCTCGACCTCGGCTGGAAGCTTCTGGGCATGCTGCCGAAGAGCGAGCTCAAGCGCATCAAGCCCGAGATGATCGAGCAGTACTACCCGGCCGAAGATTGA
- a CDS encoding ABC transporter substrate-binding protein, which yields MKKLLAILLALAMVFSLAACSNNSDNPPTSGDNQGTDDPQGGGEVTPLKIVYCGYSLSGESGDRAKGVLEIARDQINAAGGVNGVPVEVEFIDGGADQQAYIDAYLKAVEVDGVSAIIGTFFSQYALACADYANEAKIPTFNVATNFEMAEACDYYYTNRCVDTAFSNVMAQIAIDNGVTNPVTLFYNTSNGYNDSAFMKAYMEKEGYTVAEEIAFDNTNTTDYTSIVLQAMNVKDSDGILLHATANTDGQSIITLLHEYDYKFPIVSNSNLFADSFVANTGAEPVEGLLGFAEYATTLDRPEIAAFEKMLQDGGFKYDTTGWADASFYDDFCLIVEAAKIAGANDKDSVNEGLKQIKGLKGVMTDYSYHDDHSFADNIYLATYTDGKVDISETLDVVH from the coding sequence ATGAAAAAACTATTGGCGATTCTTCTGGCACTCGCGATGGTGTTCTCCCTTGCGGCGTGCAGCAACAACAGCGACAACCCGCCCACCTCGGGAGACAATCAGGGCACAGACGACCCACAGGGCGGCGGAGAGGTCACACCGCTGAAAATTGTCTACTGCGGTTACTCGCTCAGCGGCGAGAGCGGTGACAGAGCGAAAGGTGTTCTCGAGATTGCAAGAGATCAGATCAACGCCGCGGGCGGCGTGAACGGCGTGCCGGTTGAGGTGGAATTCATCGACGGCGGCGCAGACCAGCAGGCTTACATTGACGCCTACCTCAAGGCGGTTGAAGTCGACGGTGTGAGCGCGATCATCGGCACATTCTTCAGCCAGTATGCTCTGGCCTGCGCAGACTACGCCAACGAGGCGAAGATTCCCACGTTTAACGTGGCCACGAACTTTGAAATGGCTGAGGCCTGCGATTACTACTACACCAACCGCTGCGTTGACACCGCGTTTTCCAACGTCATGGCGCAGATTGCCATTGACAACGGCGTCACAAACCCGGTAACGCTCTTCTACAACACCTCAAACGGCTACAACGACAGCGCCTTTATGAAAGCCTATATGGAAAAAGAGGGCTACACGGTCGCTGAGGAAATTGCGTTTGACAACACCAACACCACCGACTACACTTCCATCGTCCTGCAGGCGATGAACGTCAAGGACTCCGACGGCATTCTGCTGCACGCGACGGCGAACACCGACGGCCAGTCGATCATCACGCTTCTGCACGAGTACGATTACAAATTCCCGATTGTCTCAAACTCGAATCTGTTTGCCGACAGTTTTGTCGCCAACACCGGTGCGGAGCCCGTTGAGGGTCTGCTCGGCTTTGCGGAGTATGCGACCACGCTCGACCGCCCGGAGATTGCGGCATTTGAAAAGATGCTCCAAGACGGCGGCTTTAAGTATGATACCACCGGTTGGGCTGATGCCTCGTTTTACGATGACTTCTGCCTGATTGTTGAGGCGGCGAAGATCGCCGGCGCCAACGACAAGGATTCCGTCAACGAGGGCCTCAAGCAGATCAAGGGTCTCAAGGGCGTCATGACAGACTACAGCTACCACGACGATCACTCGTTTGCAGACAACATCTATCTTGCGACCTACACAGACGGCAAGGTTGACATTTCTGAGACTCTCGACGTTGTTCACTGA
- a CDS encoding GntR family transcriptional regulator — MQINTDSVSKQIYSLIRQDILSRKLKPGDKIDTRGIAEANGVSVMPVRNALQQLTTNGLVVNRERVGFFVRKYSVQEVKQIIDVRKMFELYCITNFFDRIDLGAAASLLDLLESTDNRATLELLDSKIHKLLVYASENKFLIDEYEHMDALFSIGIYGGKHVNTMAAKREHIDILKAILAGDREAAGKHLFSHLERAQIEIIEVVEE, encoded by the coding sequence ATGCAAATCAATACCGACAGCGTCAGCAAACAGATTTACAGCCTGATCCGTCAGGATATTTTAAGCCGGAAACTCAAGCCCGGCGATAAGATTGACACGCGCGGCATCGCCGAGGCAAACGGCGTGAGCGTCATGCCGGTGCGAAACGCGCTGCAACAGCTTACGACCAACGGGCTCGTGGTCAACCGCGAGCGAGTCGGCTTTTTTGTCAGAAAATACAGTGTTCAAGAGGTCAAGCAGATCATTGATGTTCGCAAAATGTTTGAGCTTTACTGCATCACCAATTTTTTTGACCGCATTGATCTTGGGGCTGCGGCTTCTCTTCTGGATCTGCTCGAGAGCACTGACAACCGTGCAACGCTCGAACTGCTCGACAGCAAGATTCACAAACTGTTGGTCTACGCCTCTGAGAATAAGTTTCTCATCGACGAGTACGAGCATATGGACGCGCTGTTCAGCATCGGCATCTACGGCGGGAAGCACGTCAATACCATGGCCGCCAAAAGGGAACACATCGACATCCTCAAAGCCATTCTCGCCGGTGACCGGGAAGCCGCCGGAAAGCATCTGTTTTCTCATTTGGAGAGAGCTCAAATCGAGATTATCGAAGTTGTTGAGGAATAA
- a CDS encoding inorganic diphosphatase has product MNIWHDIEPERVSPECFECVIEIPKGSKVKYELDKQTGLLKMDRILYTSTHYPSNYGFIPRTYADDYDPLDVLVLCSESVVPLTLIKCYPIGVMTMIDNGRNDEKIIAIPFGDPMYNGYTDISELPKHIFEEMRHFFKVYKALENKETAVDEVRGLESAVAVIEQALENYRLQFAE; this is encoded by the coding sequence TTGAATATCTGGCACGACATTGAACCGGAGCGCGTGAGCCCGGAGTGCTTTGAATGCGTCATTGAGATTCCAAAGGGCAGCAAGGTCAAATATGAGCTCGACAAACAGACGGGGCTCTTGAAGATGGATCGTATTCTGTATACGTCCACGCACTACCCGTCAAACTACGGCTTTATTCCGCGCACCTACGCCGACGACTATGACCCGCTTGATGTGCTGGTGCTCTGTTCGGAATCGGTGGTGCCGCTGACGCTGATCAAGTGCTACCCCATTGGGGTGATGACCATGATTGACAACGGCCGAAACGACGAAAAGATCATTGCCATTCCGTTTGGCGACCCCATGTACAACGGCTACACAGACATCAGCGAGCTGCCAAAGCACATCTTCGAGGAGATGCGCCACTTCTTCAAGGTCTATAAGGCGCTCGAAAACAAAGAGACGGCCGTTGATGAAGTCAGAGGCCTTGAGTCGGCAGTGGCGGTCATTGAGCAGGCGCTCGAGAACTACCGGCTTCAGTTTGCCGAATAA